One part of the Sorangiineae bacterium MSr11954 genome encodes these proteins:
- a CDS encoding AI-2E family transporter, which yields MTDRVGAFLAERTPRRALTIAAFLLLLVLFRQLLPLLVFFVAFERGLGAAAAFLAGRTRLPRKAAVLTVAGVVLLTVGGGIALGAGRVVRAVREARDLPERIGEIREHPWVKRLHEQVTDTDALVEQGKHYAGSALHYVSQVGHIVAYTIIGFIFAIVFHLERERLAAFREAIAPRSFLGTLLRWCGNVADAVSLTIQLQLVVAACNTLLTLPLLLLIGIPHVAMLMVLIFVSGLVPVIGNLASGAVLVFFAYQAKRWVGVSLMISLTFLLHKIESYYLNPHLTARHVPLPGFVLIVSLVIFEHLFGFAGLFLSFPALFVAGKIRSEFREEDEVEAAPGLPGGGSPTPSILTNRRARSPR from the coding sequence ATGACGGATCGCGTCGGAGCTTTCCTCGCGGAACGAACCCCGCGCCGCGCGTTGACGATCGCAGCGTTCTTGCTCCTGCTCGTGCTCTTTCGACAGCTCTTGCCGCTGCTGGTCTTCTTCGTGGCGTTCGAGCGCGGTCTGGGCGCGGCGGCCGCGTTCCTCGCGGGGCGAACGCGCTTGCCGCGCAAGGCGGCGGTGCTCACGGTGGCCGGCGTCGTTCTGCTGACGGTGGGCGGCGGCATCGCGCTGGGCGCCGGAAGGGTGGTGCGGGCGGTGCGCGAGGCGCGGGATTTACCGGAGCGCATCGGGGAGATCCGGGAGCACCCGTGGGTCAAGCGCCTGCACGAGCAGGTGACGGACACCGATGCCCTGGTGGAACAAGGGAAGCACTACGCGGGCAGCGCGCTGCACTACGTCTCGCAGGTGGGGCACATCGTGGCGTACACGATCATCGGCTTCATCTTCGCCATCGTGTTTCACCTGGAACGCGAGCGCCTGGCGGCGTTTCGCGAGGCCATCGCCCCGCGGAGCTTTCTGGGCACCCTCCTTCGCTGGTGCGGAAACGTGGCGGACGCCGTGAGCTTGACCATCCAGCTTCAATTGGTGGTGGCCGCCTGCAACACCCTGCTCACCCTGCCCTTGCTGCTCCTGATCGGCATTCCCCACGTGGCCATGCTCATGGTGCTCATCTTCGTGAGCGGGCTGGTGCCGGTCATCGGCAACTTGGCGTCGGGCGCGGTGCTCGTGTTCTTTGCCTACCAGGCGAAGCGCTGGGTGGGCGTGTCGCTGATGATCTCGCTCACCTTCCTGCTGCACAAAATCGAGTCGTACTATTTGAACCCGCACCTCACCGCGCGCCATGTGCCGCTGCCCGGCTTCGTGCTCATCGTCAGCCTGGTGATCTTCGAGCACTTGTTCGGGTTCGCGGGGCTGTTCCTCTCGTTCCCGGCCCTGTTCGTGGCCGGGAAGATTCGCAGCGAGTTTCGCGAGGAGGACGAGGTCGAAGCGGCGCCCGGCCTCCCCGGTGGGGGCTCTCCGACGCCGTCCATCCTCACCAATCGACGAGCGCGGAGCCCCAGGTGA
- a CDS encoding protein kinase: protein MLYSASLGDLVVEENRAYGRAGRIGKVIRGKWRIDARLGEGATATVYAATHRNGHRVALKVLHPQFLRDEQIRTRFMREAYVGNAISHPGVVRVIDDDVTEDGAVFLVMELLEGESFEKRAERHGGRLPLAEVVWLLDTLLDVLAAAHERSVVHRDVKPENLFLTRDGRIKVLDFGFARMKEQAERGGSTEAATSLTKTGFILGTPDFMSPEQAGGRNSAVDGRSDLWSAAATAFCLISGQRVHPGAVTLHQHLLQTATARARSLGSVDPGLPASLVAVIDRALSLEPERRWSDAHAMRTALRAAVGSVAKPKTIFDDAQRLEQLQRMELDSEPDETLRSDLEATVVVDSSRLPPVHALPFDARHDESVIFVSTLEPQSGYDMAPAASGGARGAMSPPAGGAPPDTERMLRHDSAPEPRHPRPVHTPRPAGLGMEGRAPQALDPRQAADLGPGNRPPQAVDPRAPMPSESSRSGITAPRIRPSSFDRYFSRWIFFLVIATIAAIIYIIGLQRKRHMSARRSNAAQAQPVERAYTVPPGSATASTATSQAPQAPQGSQAAPPPQATTPAQRR from the coding sequence TTGCTCTACTCTGCGTCCCTGGGCGATCTGGTGGTAGAGGAAAATCGTGCATACGGCCGGGCGGGGCGCATCGGCAAAGTCATTCGGGGCAAGTGGCGCATCGACGCGCGCCTCGGCGAGGGGGCCACGGCCACCGTCTACGCGGCCACGCATCGCAACGGGCACCGGGTGGCGCTCAAAGTACTGCACCCGCAGTTTTTGAGGGACGAGCAGATACGCACACGTTTCATGCGCGAGGCGTACGTAGGGAATGCCATTTCGCATCCCGGCGTGGTTCGGGTGATCGACGACGACGTGACGGAGGATGGCGCGGTCTTCCTGGTCATGGAGCTGCTCGAGGGCGAGTCGTTCGAAAAGCGGGCGGAGCGCCATGGCGGGAGGCTCCCGCTCGCCGAGGTGGTGTGGCTGCTCGATACCTTGCTCGATGTGCTCGCCGCGGCGCACGAGCGGAGCGTGGTTCACCGTGACGTCAAGCCGGAGAACCTCTTTCTCACCCGCGATGGGCGCATCAAGGTGCTCGATTTCGGCTTTGCGCGCATGAAGGAGCAGGCGGAGCGCGGAGGATCCACCGAGGCGGCGACGTCGCTCACCAAGACCGGGTTCATCCTCGGCACCCCGGACTTCATGTCGCCCGAGCAAGCCGGGGGCCGCAACAGCGCGGTCGATGGTCGCTCCGATTTGTGGTCGGCCGCCGCCACGGCGTTCTGCTTGATCTCGGGGCAGCGCGTGCACCCGGGGGCGGTGACCTTGCACCAGCATCTGCTGCAGACGGCGACGGCGCGGGCGCGCTCGCTCGGCTCGGTCGATCCGGGGTTGCCGGCCTCGCTGGTGGCGGTCATCGATCGGGCGCTGTCGCTCGAGCCCGAGCGGCGCTGGTCCGATGCCCATGCGATGCGGACGGCGCTGCGCGCGGCCGTCGGCTCCGTCGCCAAGCCGAAGACCATCTTCGATGACGCGCAACGGTTGGAGCAGCTGCAACGGATGGAGCTGGACTCCGAGCCGGACGAAACCCTCCGCTCCGATCTGGAGGCCACGGTGGTGGTCGACTCCTCGCGGCTGCCGCCGGTTCATGCGTTACCCTTCGATGCACGCCACGATGAGAGCGTGATCTTCGTGAGCACCCTCGAGCCGCAGTCCGGCTACGACATGGCGCCTGCCGCGAGCGGTGGAGCACGGGGCGCGATGTCACCCCCCGCGGGCGGCGCGCCACCGGACACCGAGCGGATGCTGCGCCACGACTCCGCGCCGGAGCCGCGGCATCCGCGCCCCGTCCACACGCCTCGGCCGGCGGGCCTCGGCATGGAAGGGCGGGCGCCGCAAGCGCTGGACCCGCGGCAAGCGGCGGACCTCGGCCCGGGAAATCGGCCGCCGCAAGCGGTGGACCCCCGAGCGCCCATGCCGAGCGAGTCGTCTCGTTCGGGCATCACCGCCCCGAGGATTCGTCCCTCGTCGTTCGATCGCTACTTCTCACGATGGATTTTTTTCCTCGTCATCGCGACCATCGCGGCGATCATTTACATCATTGGATTGCAGCGAAAGAGGCATATGAGCGCGCGGCGCTCCAATGCGGCGCAGGCGCAGCCCGTCGAGCGGGCCTATACGGTCCCGCCCGGGTCCGCTACCGCTTCTACCGCCACCTCCCAGGCGCCTCAAGCTCCGCAAGGGTCTCAAGCGGCTCCTCCTCCCCAAGCGACGACGCCGGCACAGCGAAGGTGA
- a CDS encoding acyltransferase family protein, which yields MPKESIAERVERLQIPFSPWGVDPYGVSKKHLTRAYTALEFFYRHYFSVETHGLENVPRRGRAMLVGNHAGGIAIDATMVWGSVFFEMEPPRLAQGMAEKFIIRFPFASSWSGKVGQFTGLPEHAERLLEEDRLLMVFPEGARGTAKLFKERNSLVDFGTGFLRLALKTKTPIIPFGFLGGGDALPTVANSYKLGKKLGVPYIPIVAYWPPIPLPVKLEIHYGAPLVFQGTGSEEDEVIAGYVDEVKSSIAQLIDRGLRVRRGEPKGSLQLGDGGISGPHGSRGAGQDRNSR from the coding sequence TTGCCGAAAGAGTCGATCGCCGAGCGTGTGGAGCGGCTGCAAATTCCGTTTAGCCCTTGGGGGGTAGACCCATATGGCGTATCGAAGAAGCACCTGACGCGTGCGTACACCGCGCTGGAGTTCTTCTACCGCCACTACTTTTCGGTCGAGACGCACGGGCTGGAGAACGTGCCGCGGCGCGGGCGCGCCATGTTGGTCGGCAATCATGCGGGTGGGATTGCCATCGACGCCACCATGGTGTGGGGCTCGGTCTTCTTCGAAATGGAGCCGCCGCGGCTGGCGCAGGGTATGGCGGAGAAGTTCATCATCCGCTTTCCGTTCGCCTCGTCGTGGTCGGGCAAGGTCGGGCAGTTCACGGGGCTGCCCGAGCACGCCGAGCGGCTGCTCGAGGAGGACCGCTTGCTCATGGTCTTTCCCGAGGGCGCGCGCGGCACCGCCAAGCTTTTCAAGGAGCGAAACTCCCTGGTCGATTTCGGCACCGGGTTTCTGCGGCTGGCGCTGAAGACGAAGACGCCCATCATTCCGTTCGGCTTCCTCGGCGGCGGCGACGCGCTCCCCACGGTGGCCAACTCGTACAAGCTCGGAAAGAAGCTGGGCGTACCGTACATTCCAATCGTCGCGTATTGGCCGCCCATTCCCCTCCCCGTCAAGCTGGAGATCCATTACGGAGCACCGCTGGTGTTTCAGGGCACGGGCAGCGAGGAGGACGAGGTGATTGCCGGCTATGTCGACGAGGTGAAATCGAGTATCGCGCAGCTCATCGATCGAGGGCTTCGCGTGCGCCGCGGCGAGCCAAAGGGCTCTCTGCAGCTCGGCGACGGCGGCATTTCGGGTCCGCACGGTTCGCGTGGGGCGGGCCAGGATCGCAATTCCCGATGA
- a CDS encoding OB-fold putative lipoprotein, producing MSKVQAGRRYRASRIGPVLAGLALAGSLAGLGCDGCGAKKASLAQVHEAPKKQQVLDRAQAPQLDVLQFIKDFTDDPGNANAKYTGQLFKVVGTVHELSGERVVLHDRLGAVSCQLPPDQASQLTVGQPSAVTGFATPGGGHVAVRLQACELVPTNP from the coding sequence ATGTCGAAGGTGCAAGCGGGCCGGCGGTATCGCGCTTCGAGGATCGGCCCGGTCCTCGCGGGCCTCGCCTTGGCGGGCAGTCTGGCGGGGCTCGGTTGCGATGGTTGCGGGGCCAAAAAGGCGAGCTTAGCCCAGGTCCACGAGGCGCCGAAGAAGCAGCAGGTGCTCGATCGCGCGCAGGCGCCGCAGCTCGACGTGCTCCAGTTCATCAAGGACTTCACGGACGACCCCGGAAACGCAAATGCCAAGTACACGGGGCAGCTTTTCAAAGTGGTGGGCACCGTCCACGAGCTCTCCGGCGAGCGCGTGGTTCTGCACGACCGATTGGGCGCGGTGTCCTGTCAACTCCCGCCCGATCAAGCCAGCCAGCTGACGGTCGGCCAGCCGTCGGCGGTGACCGGTTTCGCGACACCGGGTGGCGGGCATGTCGCAGTTCGCCTTCAAGCGTGTGAGCTCGTGCCGACGAATCCCTGA
- a CDS encoding DoxX family protein: MDPYLKLRAWVDEHRDGWLDLLRIYMGVALLLKAISFMQHMSAFIETMPIKSGAFAPALLAHYIVMAHAAGGIMLIFGMLTRVAAAVQVPILAGAVVFVHWNEGLFQPAQTLEFALLVLFILVLLTVAGGGRWSIDEHLRHQREALPLPRHV, translated from the coding sequence ATGGATCCGTATCTCAAGCTCCGAGCATGGGTCGACGAACATCGTGATGGCTGGCTCGACCTACTGCGTATTTACATGGGGGTGGCCCTGCTGCTGAAGGCGATATCCTTCATGCAGCACATGTCGGCATTCATCGAGACCATGCCGATCAAGTCGGGCGCCTTCGCACCTGCATTGCTTGCACATTACATTGTCATGGCGCACGCCGCCGGCGGAATCATGCTCATCTTCGGCATGCTCACCCGCGTGGCCGCCGCCGTGCAGGTCCCCATCCTCGCGGGCGCCGTCGTCTTCGTGCACTGGAACGAGGGCCTCTTCCAGCCCGCGCAGACCCTCGAGTTCGCGCTCCTCGTCCTCTTCATCCTGGTGCTGCTCACCGTGGCGGGTGGCGGCCGCTGGTCCATCGACGAGCACCTGCGCCATCAGCGGGAGGCCCTCCCGCTCCCTCGCCACGTGTAG
- a CDS encoding SDR family oxidoreductase, with product MKIVIPGISGGVGQKLALHLLAEGHDVVGIDVRPWFDAPKEIDLHRVDIRKRAAEDVFRRVRPEAVVHMATVTSLMMKGEERNRINLGGTRAVFDHCRAYGAKHCIFVGRHTFYGAAPDSPLFHTEDEPPMALSTFPELADLVAADLFAATALWRFSELVTTVLRVSYTLGPSGHGTLATYLKGPTVPSLMGFDPLFQFMHEDDVVTSIALALEKRARGIFNVAGPPPVPFSVIVRESGRKRLPLPEFLIDRTLGRWGLPRLPRGALSHVKYPVVVDATAFRKATGFRHLYDEVETIAAYRKAFPPPVSPSA from the coding sequence ATGAAAATCGTCATTCCCGGCATCTCCGGGGGGGTCGGGCAGAAGCTGGCATTGCACCTCCTCGCCGAAGGCCACGACGTGGTGGGGATCGACGTTCGTCCGTGGTTCGATGCGCCGAAAGAAATCGACCTTCACCGGGTCGATATCCGAAAACGCGCCGCCGAAGACGTGTTTCGTCGGGTGCGGCCCGAGGCCGTGGTGCATATGGCGACGGTGACGTCGCTCATGATGAAGGGCGAAGAACGCAACCGCATCAACCTGGGTGGCACGCGGGCCGTTTTCGACCATTGCCGCGCGTATGGCGCAAAGCATTGTATTTTCGTGGGGCGTCATACCTTCTACGGCGCCGCGCCCGACTCTCCTCTCTTCCATACAGAGGACGAGCCGCCCATGGCCCTCTCCACCTTTCCCGAGCTCGCCGATCTGGTGGCGGCCGATCTTTTTGCCGCCACCGCACTCTGGCGCTTCTCCGAGCTCGTCACGACCGTGCTTCGGGTCTCCTACACGCTTGGGCCAAGCGGGCACGGGACCTTGGCGACCTACCTCAAGGGACCGACCGTTCCGAGCCTCATGGGGTTCGACCCTCTGTTCCAGTTCATGCATGAGGATGACGTCGTGACGTCCATTGCGCTTGCGCTCGAAAAGCGTGCACGCGGTATTTTCAATGTGGCCGGACCGCCTCCTGTTCCGTTTTCCGTCATCGTCCGCGAAAGCGGTCGAAAACGACTACCGCTTCCGGAATTCCTAATCGATCGAACCCTCGGGAGATGGGGCTTGCCGCGTCTGCCACGTGGCGCGCTCAGTCATGTCAAGTACCCCGTGGTCGTCGATGCGACCGCGTTTCGCAAGGCGACTGGATTTCGTCACCTGTACGACGAAGTGGAAACGATTGCCGCCTACCGCAAAGCATTCCCCCCGCCAGTCTCTCCTTCTGCGTGA
- a CDS encoding ketoacyl-ACP synthase III, giving the protein MPNAYISGTGFYVPPRVVTNDDLRTQYGIDTNNEWIVQRTGITERRFADPGVGTSDLAVPASRAALESAGIEAHDLDMIVFATLSPECCFPGSGLYLQRKLGLCEGPKAKFVPALDVRNQCAGFLYSLGTATSMIKSGAAKHVLVVGSETHSAALDLSTRGRSVASLFGDGAGAVVVSATEEDRGIRSWHLGADGRYTEVLSQKVWDISKRPFIPQNAEGVGQVQPTMMWAQMDGKVVFKNAVERMIGALMEICITNGVTGNDIDLFVFHQANLRINEYIADHMGIPKEKLVSNIQYYGNTTAATIPILLAESERNGKLKRGMKVALVAFGSGFTWGSALVDW; this is encoded by the coding sequence ATGCCCAACGCATACATCTCCGGCACGGGGTTCTACGTTCCCCCGCGCGTCGTGACCAACGACGATCTGCGGACGCAATATGGAATCGATACGAACAACGAATGGATCGTCCAGCGGACTGGTATCACCGAGCGCCGCTTCGCCGATCCGGGGGTCGGCACGTCGGATCTGGCGGTCCCCGCCTCGCGTGCCGCGCTGGAGTCTGCGGGGATCGAGGCGCACGATCTGGACATGATCGTCTTCGCCACCCTCTCGCCCGAGTGCTGCTTTCCGGGTAGCGGGCTTTATTTGCAGCGAAAGCTGGGGTTGTGCGAAGGGCCCAAAGCGAAGTTCGTCCCCGCGTTGGACGTGCGCAATCAATGCGCGGGCTTCCTCTATTCGCTCGGCACCGCCACCTCGATGATCAAATCGGGCGCCGCCAAGCACGTGCTGGTGGTGGGCTCCGAAACGCATTCGGCTGCCCTCGATCTCTCGACCCGGGGCCGATCGGTGGCCTCGCTCTTCGGCGACGGCGCAGGCGCGGTGGTGGTGAGCGCCACCGAGGAGGATCGCGGCATCCGCAGCTGGCACCTGGGGGCCGACGGCCGTTACACCGAGGTGCTGTCGCAGAAGGTTTGGGACATCTCCAAGCGCCCGTTCATCCCGCAGAACGCGGAGGGCGTGGGGCAGGTGCAGCCCACCATGATGTGGGCGCAGATGGATGGAAAGGTCGTCTTCAAGAACGCCGTCGAGCGCATGATCGGCGCGCTCATGGAGATTTGCATCACCAACGGAGTGACGGGGAACGATATCGATCTGTTCGTGTTCCACCAGGCCAATTTGCGGATCAACGAATACATCGCCGACCATATGGGCATCCCCAAGGAGAAGCTGGTCAGCAACATTCAATATTATGGCAACACCACCGCGGCGACCATTCCCATCCTGCTCGCCGAGTCGGAGCGCAATGGCAAATTGAAGCGCGGGATGAAGGTGGCCCTGGTGGCCTTCGGCTCGGGGTTCACCTGGGGCTCCGCGCTCGTCGATTGGTGA
- a CDS encoding HAMP domain-containing histidine kinase, producing the protein MLERTLAAVRAVRSKPFGAGERRGVQHKQPELRGRITPVGHVSRVFRDVYETERLSAGAIPLARRPESLRGLADVAFARLGKEATRRSLRLCNTVPEDVVAPCDPERILKVLLHLVANAISASAGGGQVTIDARVIDNGIVISVQDQGSGIDPRAWPYLFREGWKDPSRKGDGLGLTVSKAIVHAHGGKIWCESALGRGTTFRFTLPSAPPPPPSRAPKGPPPP; encoded by the coding sequence ATGCTCGAGAGAACACTCGCGGCGGTACGCGCCGTTCGCTCGAAGCCGTTTGGGGCGGGAGAACGGCGAGGGGTACAACACAAGCAGCCGGAGCTGCGCGGCCGAATTACACCCGTCGGCCACGTAAGTCGCGTCTTTCGCGACGTGTACGAGACCGAGCGCTTGAGCGCCGGCGCCATCCCCCTGGCCCGCCGCCCCGAGTCGCTGCGCGGCCTGGCCGACGTGGCGTTCGCGCGCCTCGGCAAGGAAGCCACGCGGCGCTCGCTGCGCCTTTGCAACACGGTGCCCGAGGACGTGGTGGCGCCTTGCGATCCGGAACGCATCCTCAAGGTGCTCCTGCACTTGGTTGCCAATGCCATCTCCGCGAGCGCGGGCGGCGGTCAGGTCACCATTGACGCGCGCGTCATCGACAACGGAATCGTCATTTCGGTCCAGGACCAGGGCTCCGGCATCGATCCGCGCGCTTGGCCCTATCTCTTTCGCGAGGGCTGGAAGGATCCGAGCCGCAAAGGCGACGGGCTCGGGCTCACCGTCTCCAAGGCCATCGTCCACGCCCACGGAGGCAAAATCTGGTGCGAGAGCGCGCTCGGACGCGGCACGACCTTTCGCTTTACGCTCCCGTCGGCCCCACCGCCTCCACCGTCTCGCGCGCCAAAAGGACCCCCGCCGCCGTAG
- a CDS encoding ABC transporter substrate-binding protein: MRSRPSSIFPAFAGLVALVVSAHMAGCSNLVDASGYHVAQGVYCNTHSDCTRARGPNWICRASTKRCVSLVSDDCKRVLGDPTNDDAIIVGSLFPIEGRDKTSGTPIENGVELAFGDFLQNQWLPPLPGKTQRRPMVLVACNDGAEEPTAIRAARHLTEEVGVPAIIGAAYSGVTTAVATQVTIPAGALLISPSSTSITLSTLQDDGLVWRTCPSDVIQADAHAALMKLIEDDMKAKLPAGTKLKVALLHKGDPYGRGLGNAFTPILSFNGAKATDPSNAPNYYRRIEYGNPDIEIPDYAARAKEIVDFAPHVIFLFGTTETVRSVIVAVEKHWKPELPYRPFYLMTDGSAVPQMSQYLAEAPEGTRQRMLGTKPGTVGPNFEDFKSAYRSRVFDGTSPEATWAVNAYDAFYMLTYSMVSLEGRPLTGRNIAEGFKRQIAAAPSVRAGQTYINDAFKILAEGRSFDYDGASGPLNLDTKTGEAASDILLWCVKKDESDKITDPITIPAVYFSATTRGLTGGMDAIRGFCGF, translated from the coding sequence ATGCGCTCCCGACCTTCTTCGATCTTCCCGGCGTTCGCCGGCCTCGTCGCGCTCGTGGTATCCGCCCATATGGCGGGCTGCAGCAACCTGGTGGACGCATCCGGGTACCACGTCGCCCAGGGCGTCTACTGCAACACGCACAGCGACTGCACGCGGGCGCGCGGGCCAAACTGGATCTGCCGCGCCTCCACCAAGCGCTGCGTGAGCCTGGTGTCCGACGATTGCAAGCGCGTGCTGGGCGATCCCACCAACGACGACGCGATCATCGTGGGCTCGCTCTTTCCCATCGAAGGGCGCGACAAAACCTCGGGGACGCCCATCGAGAACGGGGTGGAGCTCGCGTTCGGCGATTTCCTCCAGAACCAGTGGCTCCCGCCGCTGCCGGGAAAAACGCAGCGGCGGCCCATGGTCCTGGTGGCGTGCAACGACGGCGCCGAGGAGCCGACGGCGATTCGCGCGGCCCGACATTTGACGGAGGAGGTCGGCGTGCCCGCGATCATCGGCGCGGCCTACAGCGGCGTGACCACGGCGGTGGCGACCCAGGTCACCATTCCGGCGGGCGCGCTCCTCATTTCGCCGTCCTCCACGAGCATCACCCTCTCGACCCTCCAAGACGATGGCCTGGTGTGGCGCACGTGCCCGTCGGACGTCATCCAAGCGGACGCCCACGCGGCGCTGATGAAGTTGATCGAAGACGACATGAAGGCGAAGCTGCCGGCGGGCACGAAGCTCAAGGTCGCCCTCCTGCACAAGGGCGATCCGTACGGGCGAGGCCTGGGCAACGCCTTCACGCCGATCCTCTCGTTCAACGGGGCGAAGGCCACCGACCCGTCCAATGCGCCGAATTATTATCGCCGCATCGAATACGGTAATCCGGACATCGAAATACCCGACTACGCGGCGCGCGCGAAGGAGATCGTCGACTTCGCGCCCCACGTCATCTTCCTCTTCGGGACGACGGAGACGGTGCGCTCGGTCATCGTGGCGGTGGAGAAACATTGGAAGCCGGAGCTCCCGTATCGCCCGTTTTACCTGATGACCGATGGCAGCGCCGTTCCGCAGATGTCCCAGTACCTCGCGGAGGCGCCGGAGGGCACGAGGCAGCGCATGCTCGGGACCAAGCCGGGCACGGTGGGGCCGAACTTCGAGGACTTCAAGAGCGCGTACCGTTCGCGCGTCTTCGACGGCACCTCCCCCGAGGCCACGTGGGCGGTCAACGCGTACGATGCGTTCTACATGCTAACGTACTCCATGGTGTCGCTCGAGGGCAGGCCGCTCACGGGTCGCAACATCGCCGAGGGCTTCAAGCGGCAGATCGCGGCGGCGCCGAGCGTGCGGGCCGGGCAGACGTACATCAACGACGCATTCAAGATTTTGGCCGAGGGTCGCTCGTTCGACTACGACGGCGCGTCGGGCCCATTGAACCTCGATACGAAGACGGGCGAGGCGGCGTCGGATATCCTCCTTTGGTGCGTCAAGAAGGACGAGAGCGACAAAATCACCGATCCGATCACCATCCCGGCCGTGTACTTCAGCGCCACGACGCGCGGGCTCACGGGCGGGATGGATGCGATTCGGGGGTTTTGCGGCTTTTGA
- a CDS encoding protein kinase: MSAKKLDNVGRGTVAVGEIIAGKFRVDRVLGQGGMGVVVLATHLVLDEQFALKLLRPEIAADGEIVERFSREAKACVRIKSEHVARVHDVGMREDGTPFMVMEYLEGIDLGTALHENGPLPVEEAVEYVVQACEALAQAHALGIVHRDIKPENLYMVNHTEGWRSIKLLDFGISKAIPAPKSQDFLPGNIRESRMMGTPHYMSPEQMQQLETIDGRSDIWSLGVVLYELLTAHYAWDGASVHEVTQAILKGKAPWLDTVRPDSPAGLASVIERCLEKDPNRRFANVAELAIALLPFAPRRSRVSAERTVSVIRSSGLSNIDLRLPTSVHPPAAPPASLASTGPAISLPASSIPAVSRDPIARDAPTMPDLSAELARQPRVAANRTRAMLLLGAGAGLLAAVALGVATFGSRKAPQKSERAANVAPATQPGPTENLGSARGGPGPDDLARAEKGAADPAHGALGGDKAAQPSGDGKSPSADPRDASRSDGSTRRRPPRSVTAGKAPADGGEPDLGY, from the coding sequence TTGAGCGCGAAAAAACTCGACAACGTCGGGCGGGGAACCGTCGCCGTAGGCGAGATCATCGCCGGCAAATTCCGGGTCGACCGCGTTCTAGGTCAAGGCGGCATGGGCGTCGTCGTACTTGCAACGCACCTGGTGCTCGACGAGCAATTCGCGCTCAAGCTGCTGCGTCCCGAGATCGCTGCGGACGGCGAGATCGTCGAGCGCTTCTCGCGCGAGGCGAAGGCCTGCGTGCGCATCAAGAGCGAGCATGTGGCGCGCGTGCACGACGTGGGCATGCGCGAAGACGGCACGCCCTTCATGGTGATGGAGTACCTCGAGGGCATCGATCTCGGAACGGCCTTGCACGAGAATGGCCCGCTCCCCGTGGAGGAGGCCGTCGAGTACGTGGTGCAAGCGTGCGAGGCGCTGGCGCAGGCCCACGCGCTCGGGATCGTCCACCGGGATATCAAGCCCGAGAACCTCTACATGGTGAATCACACCGAGGGCTGGCGCTCGATCAAGCTGCTCGATTTCGGTATCTCGAAGGCGATCCCGGCCCCCAAGTCGCAAGACTTCCTGCCCGGAAATATCCGTGAGTCGCGGATGATGGGAACACCCCATTACATGTCGCCCGAGCAGATGCAGCAGCTCGAGACCATCGACGGCCGCTCGGACATCTGGTCGCTCGGCGTGGTGCTCTACGAGCTCCTCACCGCCCACTACGCGTGGGACGGCGCCAGCGTGCACGAGGTGACGCAGGCCATTTTGAAGGGCAAAGCGCCCTGGCTCGACACGGTGCGGCCCGACTCGCCGGCCGGTCTCGCCTCCGTGATCGAGCGCTGCCTCGAGAAAGATCCGAACCGGCGCTTCGCCAACGTGGCGGAGCTCGCGATCGCGCTGCTCCCCTTCGCGCCGCGGCGCTCGCGGGTGTCGGCCGAGCGAACGGTGTCGGTGATTCGTTCGTCGGGGCTGTCGAACATCGATTTGCGCCTGCCCACGTCGGTCCATCCGCCGGCCGCGCCCCCGGCGTCGCTCGCCTCGACCGGGCCGGCCATTTCGCTCCCCGCCTCGTCCATCCCCGCCGTCTCGCGCGATCCCATCGCGCGCGACGCGCCCACCATGCCGGATCTGAGTGCGGAGCTGGCGCGCCAGCCGCGGGTGGCGGCGAACCGCACGCGGGCCATGTTGCTCCTCGGCGCGGGCGCGGGGCTCCTCGCCGCCGTGGCCCTCGGCGTCGCCACGTTCGGCAGCCGCAAAGCACCGCAGAAGAGCGAGCGCGCGGCCAATGTCGCGCCGGCGACGCAGCCGGGACCGACGGAGAACCTGGGCAGCGCGCGCGGCGGGCCTGGGCCCGACGACCTCGCGCGCGCCGAAAAAGGCGCGGCCGACCCCGCGCACGGTGCGCTCGGCGGAGACAAAGCGGCGCAGCCGAGCGGCGACGGCAAGTCGCCCTCCGCCGACCCGCGGGACGCGAGCCGCAGCGATGGATCCACGCGACGGCGCCCACCTCGAAGCGTGACGGCGGGCAAAGCACCGGCCGACGGAGGCGAGCCCGATCTCGGTTACTGA